A single region of the Arthrobacter sp. zg-Y820 genome encodes:
- the trxB gene encoding thioredoxin-disulfide reductase, which produces MSIETPAAADGVRDVIIVGSGPSGYTAAVYTARANLKPLLIASSVTAGGELMNTTDVENFPGFPEGVMGPDLMAQFEKQAARFGTEILFEDVTSVELDGDIKKVTIGTGETFLARAVIISTGSAYRELGLEDEKRLSGRGVSWCATCDGFFFKGQDIAVIGGGDSALEEALFLTKFASTVTVVHRRSTLRASKIMQDRALSHDKIRFVWDSEVAGIHGEDKVTGLRLRNTVDGTESDLPVTGVFVAIGNDPRTDLVKDQLELTSEGTIAVAGRTSKTSLPGVFAAGDVIDPTYRQAITASGSGCVAAIDVEHYLADLGDAAQTAAEVPTPPAEAVSEHSAL; this is translated from the coding sequence GTGAGCATCGAAACCCCCGCAGCCGCCGACGGCGTCCGCGACGTCATTATTGTCGGTTCCGGTCCGTCCGGTTACACAGCGGCTGTCTACACCGCCCGTGCCAACCTCAAGCCGCTGCTGATCGCCAGCTCAGTCACCGCCGGCGGCGAGCTGATGAACACCACCGACGTGGAGAACTTCCCCGGCTTCCCGGAAGGCGTCATGGGGCCGGATCTCATGGCCCAGTTCGAAAAGCAGGCTGCCCGTTTCGGCACCGAGATCCTCTTCGAGGACGTCACCAGCGTTGAGCTCGACGGCGACATCAAGAAGGTGACCATCGGCACCGGTGAAACCTTCCTGGCGCGTGCGGTCATCATCTCGACGGGCTCCGCCTACCGGGAGCTGGGCCTCGAGGACGAAAAGCGCCTCTCCGGCCGCGGCGTCAGCTGGTGCGCCACCTGCGACGGCTTCTTCTTCAAAGGCCAGGACATCGCGGTCATTGGCGGCGGCGATTCGGCCCTCGAAGAGGCCCTGTTCCTCACCAAGTTCGCTTCCACCGTCACTGTGGTTCACCGCCGCAGCACCCTGCGGGCCTCCAAGATCATGCAGGACCGTGCCCTGTCCCACGACAAGATCCGTTTCGTCTGGGACTCCGAAGTTGCGGGCATTCACGGCGAGGACAAGGTCACCGGCCTGCGCCTGCGCAACACCGTCGACGGCACCGAGTCCGACCTCCCCGTCACCGGCGTCTTTGTCGCCATCGGCAACGATCCGCGCACGGACCTCGTCAAGGACCAGCTGGAGCTGACCAGCGAAGGCACCATCGCGGTTGCCGGCCGCACCTCCAAGACCTCGCTGCCCGGCGTGTTCGCTGCCGGCGACGTCATCGACCCCACCTACCGCCAGGCGATCACAGCCTCGGGTTCCGGCTGTGTGGCCGCAATCGACGTCGAGCACTATCTTGCCGATCTGGGCGACGCCGCCCAGACCGCCGCCGAGGTTCCGACGCCGCCGGCCGAAGCCGTATCCGAACACTCCGCCCTTTAA
- the trxA gene encoding thioredoxin, with protein sequence MSNAKDVTDASFGADVLTADKPVIVDFWAEWCGPCRMLSPILDDIAAQYADKVDVVKVNVDDNPAIAAKYGITSIPAVYVFQGGEVAATSIGAKPKQVLEQEFAAFLK encoded by the coding sequence ATGAGCAACGCAAAAGATGTAACCGACGCTTCCTTCGGAGCCGATGTCCTCACTGCCGACAAGCCTGTCATTGTCGACTTCTGGGCGGAATGGTGCGGCCCCTGCCGCATGCTCTCCCCCATCCTCGATGACATTGCCGCGCAGTATGCCGACAAGGTCGACGTCGTGAAGGTGAACGTGGACGACAACCCCGCCATCGCGGCCAAGTACGGCATCACGTCCATTCCGGCCGTATACGTCTTCCAGGGCGGCGAGGTGGCTGCCACGTCCATCGGCGCCAAGCCCAAGCAGGTCCTGGAACAGGAATTTGCGGCGTTCCTGAAGTAA
- a CDS encoding class I SAM-dependent methyltransferase produces MERSEIFDIAHQRHPIAAPVAPDRLRELVGWLSPSDGARAVDLGCGEGEWLQELLLTHPGITGVGIDQMVPASAARRADERKLSDRVRWIETDAATWNDGVFDVVLCVGASHAFGRLEDMLGAVRRHLRPGGQALIGDSIWEGAPSASALAALEVSADAYPDLAGLVRAFHEHGFEPSYGHVSTLAEWDDYQFSWTGSLVDWAVREASTTEDRDQAFAAARENRDAWLSGARRELGFATFVLHDAAVGVRD; encoded by the coding sequence ATGGAGCGCTCCGAGATCTTCGACATTGCCCACCAGCGCCATCCAATCGCGGCGCCGGTGGCGCCCGATCGGCTGCGCGAACTGGTCGGCTGGCTGAGCCCAAGCGACGGCGCCCGCGCCGTTGACCTCGGGTGCGGCGAGGGCGAGTGGCTGCAGGAGCTGCTACTCACCCACCCCGGAATCACTGGCGTAGGGATCGACCAAATGGTCCCAGCCTCTGCCGCCCGGCGTGCCGACGAGCGGAAACTGAGCGACCGGGTGCGCTGGATCGAGACGGATGCCGCCACCTGGAACGACGGGGTCTTCGACGTGGTGCTGTGCGTCGGTGCGAGCCACGCCTTCGGCCGGCTGGAGGACATGCTGGGCGCTGTCCGGCGGCATCTGCGCCCCGGTGGCCAAGCGCTGATCGGCGACAGCATCTGGGAGGGCGCCCCGTCGGCTTCTGCCCTGGCCGCGCTCGAGGTTTCGGCCGACGCCTATCCCGACCTCGCCGGCCTGGTGCGAGCCTTCCATGAGCACGGGTTCGAGCCGTCGTACGGGCACGTCAGCACGTTGGCCGAGTGGGACGACTACCAGTTCAGCTGGACCGGGTCGCTCGTCGACTGGGCCGTGCGGGAGGCCTCGACGACCGAGGATCGTGACCAGGCATTCGCCGCTGCACGTGAGAATCGCGACGCCTGGCTGAGCGGCGCACGACGCGAGCTGGGGTTTGCAACCTTCGTCCTGCACGACGCCGCCGTTGGAGTGCGTGACTGA
- a CDS encoding peptidoglycan-binding protein, translating into MHSAGESLRRMDAGRHVVALREALLRAGISMSYLAPDSVNDPTLFDDHVDAAVRSFQQSRGLIVDGVAGRDTQRALAEAQFRFGDRTLAFVEGESPARGDDVAELQRHLSHLGFYYGHIDGEFSLRTRYAVAELQQNLGIPGSGVCDEATMRAMARVNRAITPSQAFALRDYERLDRSTAALRGRMIALSTGASELASPHAVERLTSQPLTEALVAADIGRRVERILREFGAGVVWRSSTFSALKVTGTSVPSLNLDLHCDWLDQEAASGIAAFYWGLPGTGEARSPIGHRAAILLMKELAARTGMDSLGVHGRTWDTLKLSGIPSVGLDLGYLSNRGDAERLADPVFRQTVADSIVIGIQRLYLLEEEDQPTGTLALDDVFRFNPMEESGERRVAGL; encoded by the coding sequence ATGCACTCGGCAGGAGAATCCCTGCGGAGAATGGATGCCGGCCGGCACGTTGTGGCGCTTCGAGAAGCGTTGCTGCGTGCCGGCATCTCCATGTCCTATCTGGCTCCGGACTCCGTTAACGACCCCACCCTTTTCGATGACCACGTAGACGCTGCGGTCCGCTCCTTCCAGCAGAGCCGCGGTCTCATAGTCGACGGCGTTGCCGGCCGGGACACCCAGCGCGCACTGGCCGAAGCGCAGTTCCGGTTCGGTGACCGCACGCTGGCCTTTGTTGAAGGCGAATCTCCGGCGCGCGGCGACGACGTCGCTGAACTTCAGCGGCACCTCTCGCACCTGGGCTTTTACTACGGCCACATCGACGGCGAATTCAGTTTGCGGACACGCTACGCCGTGGCCGAACTGCAGCAGAACCTGGGCATTCCCGGCAGCGGTGTCTGCGATGAAGCCACCATGCGCGCCATGGCCCGGGTGAACCGCGCCATCACTCCGAGCCAGGCCTTCGCGCTGCGGGACTACGAGCGGCTGGACCGCTCCACCGCGGCTCTGCGCGGCCGTATGATCGCCCTCAGTACCGGAGCGTCGGAGCTGGCCTCCCCGCACGCCGTCGAACGCCTCACCTCCCAGCCGCTGACCGAGGCCCTGGTGGCGGCGGACATCGGCCGCCGCGTGGAACGGATCCTGCGGGAATTCGGTGCCGGGGTGGTGTGGCGGTCCTCCACATTTTCAGCATTGAAGGTCACCGGCACGAGCGTGCCCAGCCTCAATCTGGACCTTCACTGTGACTGGCTGGACCAGGAAGCCGCATCCGGCATCGCCGCCTTTTACTGGGGCCTGCCGGGGACCGGAGAGGCGCGCTCCCCCATCGGGCACCGCGCGGCCATTCTCCTGATGAAGGAGCTGGCGGCGCGTACCGGCATGGACAGCCTGGGCGTCCACGGCCGGACCTGGGACACCCTGAAGCTCTCCGGAATCCCCTCGGTCGGTTTGGACCTGGGCTACCTGAGCAACCGCGGCGACGCGGAACGGCTTGCCGATCCGGTGTTCCGCCAGACGGTGGCGGACTCCATCGTGATCGGCATCCAACGCCTCTACCTGCTGGAAGAAGAAGACCAGCCCACCGGAACGCTGGCCCTGGACGACGTCTTCCGGTTCAACCCCATGGAGGAGTCCGGGGAACGGCGCGTAGCCGGCCTCTAG